In one Buteo buteo chromosome 10, bButBut1.hap1.1, whole genome shotgun sequence genomic region, the following are encoded:
- the VCAM1 gene encoding vascular cell adhesion protein 1 isoform X5, whose protein sequence is MGRTSRAVLLILYVFMTVKAFEMEIIPANRIVAQIGETLILTCNTTGCASPSFSWRTQMDNPLGGTVNNHRTYSTLTMNPVSIVNSHDYLCTVFCGEKEKKEKSIKVELYSFPSNPIIEIRPSLVAGEPVTVICKIPDVYPSDHLEVLLKKEGYILHEENFYEDDSTNTETKTVTYSFNPTAEDIGKEIICVAKLPIAYMDFEPKERVTSQKLNTNFGPKITIITASPGNSPMEGDPLKLTCVTESNSPTQTVWRKHLADESIQHLIENNVLFIPHTRFTDSGLYICEVINLVTNKTEKATMDIVIQGSPNITELSIEPSITVREGENVSIQCSAEGNPPPKIILRRKSDSADMGSYSEGRILLLPSVTFLNGGDYECIAENKFGKSKSEITLNVEYGPKNTMISVIPATAVREGETVVMKCTSSGNPAPVISWKKKTATGELEKMFEDATLPIQNVKSQDMGLYECEAYNQFGREEKAVKLLVQGLSGGSRHLHTKDSKKNSSPKYYCVSISIRKCQRRRKCHYYM, encoded by the exons ATGGGAAGAACAAGCCGAGCTGTGCTGCTAATTTTGTATGTGTTTATGACTG ttaaagcatttgaaatggaGATTATACCTGCTAACAGAATTGTTGCACAGATTGGAGAAACACTCATACTCACATGCAATACTACTGGCTGTGCATCACCAAGTTTTTCCTGGAGAACCCAGATGGACAACCCCCTTGGAGGAACAGTGAACAACCATAGGACATACTCTACCTTGACTATGAATCCAGTTAGCATTGTGAATTCTCATGATTATCTGTGTACTGTCTTCTGtggtgagaaagagaaaaaagagaagagtaTCAAAGTTGAACTTTACT cTTTCCCCAGCAATCCTATCATTGAGATCAGGCCATCCTTAGTTGCTGGAGAACCAGTCACTGTCATCTGTAAAATTCCTGATGTGTATCCTTCTGATCACCTGGAAGTACTCCTAAAGAAAGAGGGGTATattcttcatgaagaaaatttttatgAAGATGACAGCACAAATACAGAGACAAAAACTGTGACTTATTCTTTTAATCCCACGGCTGAAGATATTGGGAAAGAGATTATCTGTGTGGCCAAGTTACCAATTGCTTATATGGACTTTGAACCTAAAGAAAGAGTAACTTCTCAGAAACTGAATACAAAct TTGGCCCCAAAATTACTATCATTACTGCATCTCCAGGCAACTCGCCAATGGAAGGAGACCCTCTAAAACTCACTTGTGTGACTGAGAGTAATTCACCAACACAAACAGTTTGGAGAAAACATTTGGCTGATGAAAGCATTCAGCATCTGATAGAAAACAATGTCCTTTTTATTCCCCATACCCGTTTCACTGATTCAGGACTGTACATCTGTGAAGTAATTAATCTGGTAActaataaaacagagaaagcaactaTGGACATTGTCATACAAG GTTCTCCAAACATTACAGAACTCTCTATTGAGCCTTCTATAACAGTTCgagaaggagaaaatgtttCCATACAGTGTTCTGCTGAGGGTAACCCTCCTCCCAAGAttattttaaggagaaaatcTGACAGTGCAGACATGGGGTCTTACAGTGAGGGAAGAATTCTCCTTCTTCCATCTGTGACATTCCTAAATGGAGGAGACTACGAATGTATAGCAGAAAACAAGTTTGGGAAAAGTAAAAGTGAAATAACACTTAATGTGGAAT ATGGACCAAAGAATACAATGATCTCTGTTATCCCTGCTACTGCTGTTAGAGAAGGAGAAACTGTGGTGATGAAGTGTACTAGTTCTGGTAATCCGGCTCCAGTGAtctcttggaagaaaaagacagcCACTGGGGAGCTGGAGAAAATGTTTGAAGATGCCACTTTACCTATACAGAATGTAAAAAGTCAAGATATGGGGCTTTATGAATGTGAAGCTTATAACCAAtttggcagagaagaaaaagctgtcaaATTGCTTGTTCAAG gTCTCAGTGGAGGATCCAGACACCTGCATACAAAAGATTCAAAGAAAAA ttcctcCCCAAAATATTACTGTGTTAG
- the VCAM1 gene encoding vascular cell adhesion protein 1 isoform X3, translated as MGRTSRAVLLILYVFMTVKAFEMEIIPANRIVAQIGETLILTCNTTGCASPSFSWRTQMDNPLGGTVNNHRTYSTLTMNPVSIVNSHDYLCTVFCGEKEKKEKSIKVELYSFPSNPIIEIRPSLVAGEPVTVICKIPDVYPSDHLEVLLKKEGYILHEENFYEDDSTNTETKTVTYSFNPTAEDIGKEIICVAKLPIAYMDFEPKERVTSQKLNTNFGPKITIITASPGNSPMEGDPLKLTCVTESNSPTQTVWRKHLADESIQHLIENNVLFIPHTRFTDSGLYICEVINLVTNKTEKATMDIVIQGSPNITELSIEPSITVREGENVSIQCSAEGNPPPKIILRRKSDSADMGSYSEGRILLLPSVTFLNGGDYECIAENKFGKSKSEITLNVEYGPKNTMISVIPATAVREGETVVMKCTSSGNPAPVISWKKKTATGELEKMFEDATLPIQNVQISSVKDGGILSLMSMELKGGPNIIRSFRKLQIMKGEICLGTDSICKVLRSQWRIQTPAYKRFKEKFLPKILLC; from the exons ATGGGAAGAACAAGCCGAGCTGTGCTGCTAATTTTGTATGTGTTTATGACTG ttaaagcatttgaaatggaGATTATACCTGCTAACAGAATTGTTGCACAGATTGGAGAAACACTCATACTCACATGCAATACTACTGGCTGTGCATCACCAAGTTTTTCCTGGAGAACCCAGATGGACAACCCCCTTGGAGGAACAGTGAACAACCATAGGACATACTCTACCTTGACTATGAATCCAGTTAGCATTGTGAATTCTCATGATTATCTGTGTACTGTCTTCTGtggtgagaaagagaaaaaagagaagagtaTCAAAGTTGAACTTTACT cTTTCCCCAGCAATCCTATCATTGAGATCAGGCCATCCTTAGTTGCTGGAGAACCAGTCACTGTCATCTGTAAAATTCCTGATGTGTATCCTTCTGATCACCTGGAAGTACTCCTAAAGAAAGAGGGGTATattcttcatgaagaaaatttttatgAAGATGACAGCACAAATACAGAGACAAAAACTGTGACTTATTCTTTTAATCCCACGGCTGAAGATATTGGGAAAGAGATTATCTGTGTGGCCAAGTTACCAATTGCTTATATGGACTTTGAACCTAAAGAAAGAGTAACTTCTCAGAAACTGAATACAAAct TTGGCCCCAAAATTACTATCATTACTGCATCTCCAGGCAACTCGCCAATGGAAGGAGACCCTCTAAAACTCACTTGTGTGACTGAGAGTAATTCACCAACACAAACAGTTTGGAGAAAACATTTGGCTGATGAAAGCATTCAGCATCTGATAGAAAACAATGTCCTTTTTATTCCCCATACCCGTTTCACTGATTCAGGACTGTACATCTGTGAAGTAATTAATCTGGTAActaataaaacagagaaagcaactaTGGACATTGTCATACAAG GTTCTCCAAACATTACAGAACTCTCTATTGAGCCTTCTATAACAGTTCgagaaggagaaaatgtttCCATACAGTGTTCTGCTGAGGGTAACCCTCCTCCCAAGAttattttaaggagaaaatcTGACAGTGCAGACATGGGGTCTTACAGTGAGGGAAGAATTCTCCTTCTTCCATCTGTGACATTCCTAAATGGAGGAGACTACGAATGTATAGCAGAAAACAAGTTTGGGAAAAGTAAAAGTGAAATAACACTTAATGTGGAAT ATGGACCAAAGAATACAATGATCTCTGTTATCCCTGCTACTGCTGTTAGAGAAGGAGAAACTGTGGTGATGAAGTGTACTAGTTCTGGTAATCCGGCTCCAGTGAtctcttggaagaaaaagacagcCACTGGGGAGCTGGAGAAAATGTTTGAAGATGCCACTTTACCTATACAGAAT GTCCAGATCTCATCTGTGAAGGATGGGGGAATTCTGTCTTTGATGTCAATGGAGTTAAAAGGTGGTCCTAATATCATTAGGTCATTTAGGAAGCTTCAAATAATGAAGGGTGAAATCTGTCTTGGTACAGATAGCATATGCAAAGTCCTCAG gTCTCAGTGGAGGATCCAGACACCTGCATACAAAAGATTCAAAGAAAAA ttcctcCCCAAAATATTACTGTGTTAG
- the VCAM1 gene encoding vascular cell adhesion protein 1 isoform X4: protein MGRTSRAVLLILYVFMTVKAFEMEIIPANRIVAQIGETLILTCNTTGCASPSFSWRTQMDNPLGGTVNNHRTYSTLTMNPVSIVNSHDYLCTVFCGEKEKKEKSIKVELYSFPSNPIIEIRPSLVAGEPVTVICKIPDVYPSDHLEVLLKKEGYILHEENFYEDDSTNTETKTVTYSFNPTAEDIGKEIICVAKLPIAYMDFEPKERVTSQKLNTNFGPKITIITASPGNSPMEGDPLKLTCVTESNSPTQTVWRKHLADESIQHLIENNVLFIPHTRFTDSGLYICEVINLVTNKTEKATMDIVIQGSPNITELSIEPSITVREGENVSIQCSAEGNPPPKIILRRKSDSADMGSYSEGRILLLPSVTFLNGGDYECIAENKFGKSKSEITLNVEYGPKNTMISVIPATAVREGETVVMKCTSSGNPAPVISWKKKTATGELEKMFEDATLPIQNVKSQDMGLYECEAYNQFGREEKAVKLLVQGLSGGSRHLHTKDSKKNDTRTKCYHLLHICRCYICSEYSVKENR, encoded by the exons ATGGGAAGAACAAGCCGAGCTGTGCTGCTAATTTTGTATGTGTTTATGACTG ttaaagcatttgaaatggaGATTATACCTGCTAACAGAATTGTTGCACAGATTGGAGAAACACTCATACTCACATGCAATACTACTGGCTGTGCATCACCAAGTTTTTCCTGGAGAACCCAGATGGACAACCCCCTTGGAGGAACAGTGAACAACCATAGGACATACTCTACCTTGACTATGAATCCAGTTAGCATTGTGAATTCTCATGATTATCTGTGTACTGTCTTCTGtggtgagaaagagaaaaaagagaagagtaTCAAAGTTGAACTTTACT cTTTCCCCAGCAATCCTATCATTGAGATCAGGCCATCCTTAGTTGCTGGAGAACCAGTCACTGTCATCTGTAAAATTCCTGATGTGTATCCTTCTGATCACCTGGAAGTACTCCTAAAGAAAGAGGGGTATattcttcatgaagaaaatttttatgAAGATGACAGCACAAATACAGAGACAAAAACTGTGACTTATTCTTTTAATCCCACGGCTGAAGATATTGGGAAAGAGATTATCTGTGTGGCCAAGTTACCAATTGCTTATATGGACTTTGAACCTAAAGAAAGAGTAACTTCTCAGAAACTGAATACAAAct TTGGCCCCAAAATTACTATCATTACTGCATCTCCAGGCAACTCGCCAATGGAAGGAGACCCTCTAAAACTCACTTGTGTGACTGAGAGTAATTCACCAACACAAACAGTTTGGAGAAAACATTTGGCTGATGAAAGCATTCAGCATCTGATAGAAAACAATGTCCTTTTTATTCCCCATACCCGTTTCACTGATTCAGGACTGTACATCTGTGAAGTAATTAATCTGGTAActaataaaacagagaaagcaactaTGGACATTGTCATACAAG GTTCTCCAAACATTACAGAACTCTCTATTGAGCCTTCTATAACAGTTCgagaaggagaaaatgtttCCATACAGTGTTCTGCTGAGGGTAACCCTCCTCCCAAGAttattttaaggagaaaatcTGACAGTGCAGACATGGGGTCTTACAGTGAGGGAAGAATTCTCCTTCTTCCATCTGTGACATTCCTAAATGGAGGAGACTACGAATGTATAGCAGAAAACAAGTTTGGGAAAAGTAAAAGTGAAATAACACTTAATGTGGAAT ATGGACCAAAGAATACAATGATCTCTGTTATCCCTGCTACTGCTGTTAGAGAAGGAGAAACTGTGGTGATGAAGTGTACTAGTTCTGGTAATCCGGCTCCAGTGAtctcttggaagaaaaagacagcCACTGGGGAGCTGGAGAAAATGTTTGAAGATGCCACTTTACCTATACAGAATGTAAAAAGTCAAGATATGGGGCTTTATGAATGTGAAGCTTATAACCAAtttggcagagaagaaaaagctgtcaaATTGCTTGTTCAAG gTCTCAGTGGAGGATCCAGACACCTGCATACAAAAGATTCAAAGAAAAA TGATACAAGGACAAAGTGTTACCATCTCTTGCACATCTGCAGATGTTACATCTGTTCAGAGTACTCCGTGAAAGAAAATAGGTGA
- the VCAM1 gene encoding vascular cell adhesion protein 1 isoform X6, whose amino-acid sequence MGRTSRAVLLILYVFMTVKAFEMEIIPANRIVAQIGETLILTCNTTGCASPSFSWRTQMDNPLGGTVNNHRTYSTLTMNPVSIVNSHDYLCTVFCGEKEKKEKSIKVELYSFPSNPIIEIRPSLVAGEPVTVICKIPDVYPSDHLEVLLKKEGYILHEENFYEDDSTNTETKTVTYSFNPTAEDIGKEIICVAKLPIAYMDFEPKERVTSQKLNTNFGPKITIITASPGNSPMEGDPLKLTCVTESNSPTQTVWRKHLADESIQHLIENNVLFIPHTRFTDSGLYICEVINLVTNKTEKATMDIVIQGSPNITELSIEPSITVREGENVSIQCSAEGNPPPKIILRRKSDSADMGSYSEGRILLLPSVTFLNGGDYECIAENKFGKSKSEITLNVEYGPKNTMISVIPATAVREGETVVMKCTSSGNPAPVISWKKKTATGELEKMFEDATLPIQNVQISSVKDGGILSLMSMELKGGPNIIRSFRKLQIMKGEICLGTDSICKVLRSQWRIQTPAYKRFKEK is encoded by the exons ATGGGAAGAACAAGCCGAGCTGTGCTGCTAATTTTGTATGTGTTTATGACTG ttaaagcatttgaaatggaGATTATACCTGCTAACAGAATTGTTGCACAGATTGGAGAAACACTCATACTCACATGCAATACTACTGGCTGTGCATCACCAAGTTTTTCCTGGAGAACCCAGATGGACAACCCCCTTGGAGGAACAGTGAACAACCATAGGACATACTCTACCTTGACTATGAATCCAGTTAGCATTGTGAATTCTCATGATTATCTGTGTACTGTCTTCTGtggtgagaaagagaaaaaagagaagagtaTCAAAGTTGAACTTTACT cTTTCCCCAGCAATCCTATCATTGAGATCAGGCCATCCTTAGTTGCTGGAGAACCAGTCACTGTCATCTGTAAAATTCCTGATGTGTATCCTTCTGATCACCTGGAAGTACTCCTAAAGAAAGAGGGGTATattcttcatgaagaaaatttttatgAAGATGACAGCACAAATACAGAGACAAAAACTGTGACTTATTCTTTTAATCCCACGGCTGAAGATATTGGGAAAGAGATTATCTGTGTGGCCAAGTTACCAATTGCTTATATGGACTTTGAACCTAAAGAAAGAGTAACTTCTCAGAAACTGAATACAAAct TTGGCCCCAAAATTACTATCATTACTGCATCTCCAGGCAACTCGCCAATGGAAGGAGACCCTCTAAAACTCACTTGTGTGACTGAGAGTAATTCACCAACACAAACAGTTTGGAGAAAACATTTGGCTGATGAAAGCATTCAGCATCTGATAGAAAACAATGTCCTTTTTATTCCCCATACCCGTTTCACTGATTCAGGACTGTACATCTGTGAAGTAATTAATCTGGTAActaataaaacagagaaagcaactaTGGACATTGTCATACAAG GTTCTCCAAACATTACAGAACTCTCTATTGAGCCTTCTATAACAGTTCgagaaggagaaaatgtttCCATACAGTGTTCTGCTGAGGGTAACCCTCCTCCCAAGAttattttaaggagaaaatcTGACAGTGCAGACATGGGGTCTTACAGTGAGGGAAGAATTCTCCTTCTTCCATCTGTGACATTCCTAAATGGAGGAGACTACGAATGTATAGCAGAAAACAAGTTTGGGAAAAGTAAAAGTGAAATAACACTTAATGTGGAAT ATGGACCAAAGAATACAATGATCTCTGTTATCCCTGCTACTGCTGTTAGAGAAGGAGAAACTGTGGTGATGAAGTGTACTAGTTCTGGTAATCCGGCTCCAGTGAtctcttggaagaaaaagacagcCACTGGGGAGCTGGAGAAAATGTTTGAAGATGCCACTTTACCTATACAGAAT GTCCAGATCTCATCTGTGAAGGATGGGGGAATTCTGTCTTTGATGTCAATGGAGTTAAAAGGTGGTCCTAATATCATTAGGTCATTTAGGAAGCTTCAAATAATGAAGGGTGAAATCTGTCTTGGTACAGATAGCATATGCAAAGTCCTCAG gTCTCAGTGGAGGATCCAGACACCTGCATACAAAAGATTCAAAGAAAAA TGA